The Pukyongia salina genome segment AAGCTGGGTGGTAGAACTTATCGATAAAGGAGTTGTTCTGGAAGCCTTGCCCCCTATCAGATTATTACGGATTTCTCTTCTCAATAACGAGGCGTGCCTGGCAGTATTCACCAGGGAACTTACTTTCGATCTAACCCAGTTACAGCTACCGGAAACCAATGAGATCTTTCTCAATATTGCAAATTCTGATGAACAGATCTTATATATGTATTAGCGGCCGTCAGGGCATTCCAATTTTATCTTGAGCAGGCGAAGTTCCGGCGTTTATTTTTTTCTGCATTTATATGTAACTTCCGGAGGATTAAAACCTGTACATGATGAAAACAACAGATCCGCCAATTGTAGTCGAAACTCAACTATCCGGTACCAGGCAGCAGGTTTGGGAGGCAATAACCGTACATGATAAGATGATCGAATGGTATTTTGATAATATTCCTGCTTTCGAACCCAAGGTGGGATTTAATACACAGTTTCCTGTGCATTCTGAAAGTCGCACCTTCACGCATATTTGGAATGTCACCAAAGTGGTCCCTCGACAGCTAATAACCTATCACTGGACCTACACCGAATATCCTGGCGAGGGGAAGGTTAGCTTCGAAATATTAGACAATGAAGATGCGGTAAAACTTAGGCTTACCAATATTGTGGTAAAAGACTTCCCGCAGGATGTCCCGGAATTTAAAAGACAAAGCTGTATTGATGGCTGGAACTTTTTTATAAAGGACCGACTTAAAAACTATTTGCAAAAGCAGTACGGTTAACCCCTGTATAAATCCATAAACCCAATTACATTAATACGCCTCGTCGTGAACATTCTTCACAGCACGGCCCGAGGGATCGTTCATATTCTTAAAACTTTCATCCCATTCTAACGCCACAGGACTACTACAGGCTACAGAGGGCACAGAAGGTACGCTTAAGGCTGCGGTGTCACTTGGGAAATGTTCTTCGAAGATAGTACGATAATAGAATTCTTCTTTACTGGTTGGTGTTTGAATAGGGAAGCGGTGATGTGCATTTTTCATTTGCTCATCAGTAATTTCGGCATTCACCATTTCTTTAAGAGTGTCTATCCAGCTGTATCCCACACCATCACTAAATTGTTCTTTCTGCCTCCAGGCAACACTCTCCGGTAACATATCTTCGAAAGCTTTTCGCAGCACCCATTTTTCCATTCGGCCTTCTGTGATCATTTTGTCTTTCGGATTAAGCCTCATTGCTACATCCATAAACTCTTTATCGAGGAACGGTACCCGGCCTTCTATTCCCCAGGCTGCCAGTGATTTGTTAGCCCGTAAACAATCGTACTGATGTAGCTTATCGAGTTTACGAACCGTTTCTTTGTGAAATTCTTCGGCATTTGGAGCTTTATGGAAATATAGATAGCCTCCAAAGATCTCATCACTGCCTTCTCCACTAAGTACCATTTTAATCCCCATTGCTTTTATCGCTCTGGCCATTAAGTACATAGGGGTAGATGCTCGCACCGTAGTTATATCGTACGTTTCCAGGTGATAGATCACATCACGTATGGCGTCTATGCCTTCCTGAATGGTAAATTTTACCTCGTGATGCACAGTCCCAAGGTAGTCTGCCACAACCCTTGCGGCAGCGAGGTCTGGAGACCCTTCAAGACCGGTTGCAAAGGAGTGCAATTGAGGCCACCAGGCCTGGGCAGTATCGTCAGTCTCGATGCGCTTATCGGCGTATTTTTTAGCCAGGGCAGAAGTAGCAGAGGAGTCCAATCCTCCTGACAATAACACACCATACGGCACATCACTCATTAATTGTCTGTGAACTGCGGCATCGAGCGCTGCGCGTAATTCGTCTATAGATGTCTCGTTATCTTTTACATTTTCATATTCCATCCAATCGCGACTATACCATCTTTTTAACTCACCATCCTTACTGTACAGATAATGCCCCGGGGGGAACAATTCTATTTTGGTACAAACACCTTCAAGCGCCTTTAATTCGGAAGCAACATAAAAAGTACCGTGTTTATCCCAGCCCATGTAAAGGGGTATAATTCCCATGTGGTCTCGTGCGATTAAATAAGCATCGTTTTCTGCGTCGTATAGGGCAAATCCGAATATACCATTAAGGTCGTCCAGGAATTTTTCTCCTTTATCTTTATATAGTGCGAGGATCACTTCGCAGTCGGACTGAGTTTGGAAATTGTAGTTACCTTCATAAGGTTTCCGTAGTTCACGATGATTGTAGATCTCCCCATTAGCCGCCAGGATTAATTTTTTGTCTTCTGAAAACAAGGGTTGTTTTCCCGAGGTTGGGTCTACAATAGCCAGACGTTCGTGGGCTAATATCGCTTTATCATGATCGTAAATTCCACTCCAGTCGGGTCCGCGGTGGCGAATACATTTCGCCATGGT includes the following:
- a CDS encoding SRPBCC family protein, which translates into the protein MMKTTDPPIVVETQLSGTRQQVWEAITVHDKMIEWYFDNIPAFEPKVGFNTQFPVHSESRTFTHIWNVTKVVPRQLITYHWTYTEYPGEGKVSFEILDNEDAVKLRLTNIVVKDFPQDVPEFKRQSCIDGWNFFIKDRLKNYLQKQYG
- the asnB gene encoding asparagine synthase B, which encodes MCGIVCAFDLKQPSEELRPQLLTMAKCIRHRGPDWSGIYDHDKAILAHERLAIVDPTSGKQPLFSEDKKLILAANGEIYNHRELRKPYEGNYNFQTQSDCEVILALYKDKGEKFLDDLNGIFGFALYDAENDAYLIARDHMGIIPLYMGWDKHGTFYVASELKALEGVCTKIELFPPGHYLYSKDGELKRWYSRDWMEYENVKDNETSIDELRAALDAAVHRQLMSDVPYGVLLSGGLDSSATSALAKKYADKRIETDDTAQAWWPQLHSFATGLEGSPDLAAARVVADYLGTVHHEVKFTIQEGIDAIRDVIYHLETYDITTVRASTPMYLMARAIKAMGIKMVLSGEGSDEIFGGYLYFHKAPNAEEFHKETVRKLDKLHQYDCLRANKSLAAWGIEGRVPFLDKEFMDVAMRLNPKDKMITEGRMEKWVLRKAFEDMLPESVAWRQKEQFSDGVGYSWIDTLKEMVNAEITDEQMKNAHHRFPIQTPTSKEEFYYRTIFEEHFPSDTAALSVPSVPSVACSSPVALEWDESFKNMNDPSGRAVKNVHDEAY